A region of the Candidatus Brocadia sp. genome:
ACGACGTTTGTCGCTACGCTGGCAAAGGTTTTTGCAGAAAGCGGGAAAAAGGTCATAGCAATAGATGCGGATCCTGTTTCGAATTTAGCGGCAACTTTAGGTATTAAAAATCTATCAGAGATAGTCCCGATTAGCCAGATGAAAGATTTGATAAAGGAACGCACAGGAGCCTCTGATGAATATGGAAAGTTTTTCTCATTAAATCCAACGGTTTCAGATTTGCCTGAAAAACTTTCTTTGGAACATGAAGGGGTTAAGCTTATGGTGCTGGGGGCTATAAAGCGAGGTGGCGGTGGGTGTGCTTGTCCCGAAAGCGCTTTTTTGAGGGCATTGCTGAGCCACCTTATTGTACAAAGGGATGAGGTCGTAATTGTAGATATGGAGGCGGGCGTTGAACATCTTGGCCGTGCTACCGTGCGGTCGGTAAATGCGCTGATTGTAATCGTAGAGCCTGGTTCCAAGAGTATCCAAACAGCTTTTCAGGTCAAAAAACTCGCTGACGATATAGGCCTGAAGTCGGTTTATGCCGTAGGGAACAAAGTGGCATCTGATGGACACCGGTCGTTGATCGAGCATGGGTTACAGGGTATTCCTGTTTTAGGGTTTATTTCCTACAATGACAAGATCCTTGAATCAGACATTATGGGAAGATCGGTCTTTGCAGAAAATAGCCAGTTACTGTCGGAAGTAAGGCAGATAAAGAACAGCCTGGAAGATTGTACAAAAGGCAAGTAAAAGTTTGTATTTTCCCTTGATTTCGATGTATTTATTTTTGTAATATGTTGTTCTATATTGCCACATGCAAGTGTGGTGGATATGCGGTCTGGCTTCATAAATTATTAATTGTGTTAGTCGGCCTGGTATTCGTGGGCATGGTATAAGGAGGGTTGTAATTATGGAAGAAAAACAAAAGACAGTCGATCAAGTGATGCTTGATAGAATGAAAGAAATGAAAGTGGAGACTATGTATGACAGATACCAGGCACAGCTTCCACAATGCGGATTTGGTAGTCTTGCGTTATGTTGCCGTCATTGTAACTATGGGCCATGTAACATCGACCCGTTTGGCAAAGGGCCGAAGAGGGGTGTTTGTGGTGCCGATGCCAATACCTTTGCTGCAAGACACTTCCTGAGAATGAGCGGTGCGGGAACTGCCTGCCATTCGGACCATGGGCGTGCGGTAGCACATCTCCTGGTCGCCACAGCAAGAGGCGAGGCGCCGGGATACAGGATTAAGGATGTCGATAAGCTTATGATGGTCGCCGAGTTGTTTGGGATAAAGACGAAGGACCGTAAGATTAATGAAATTGCCGAAGAAGTGGGTGAGATGGCGCTGATGGAGTTCGGAAAACCATACGGTACTCTGTTGTTTCTGAAAAGGGCGCCTGAGGCCCGCCAAAAAATATGGGAAAAAGTCGGTATTGCGTCAAGGGCTATAGACAGGGAAGTGTGCGAGAGTTTACATAGGACAGGGATAGGCGGCGATCAGGACTATAGAAACCTGACGAAGCAGGCCATGCGTGTTGCGTTGGCGGATGGTTGGGGTGGCAGTATGATAGCGACAGAATTACAGGATATCTTGTTTGGCACTCCCAAACCTGTTCA
Encoded here:
- a CDS encoding carbon monoxide dehydrogenase; this translates as MKIAVSGKGGVGKTTFVATLAKVFAESGKKVIAIDADPVSNLAATLGIKNLSEIVPISQMKDLIKERTGASDEYGKFFSLNPTVSDLPEKLSLEHEGVKLMVLGAIKRGGGGCACPESAFLRALLSHLIVQRDEVVIVDMEAGVEHLGRATVRSVNALIVIVEPGSKSIQTAFQVKKLADDIGLKSVYAVGNKVASDGHRSLIEHGLQGIPVLGFISYNDKILESDIMGRSVFAENSQLLSEVRQIKNSLEDCTKGK